TGTCGTGCGTCGCCTGGAGGAGCGCCTGGTTCATGGTCTGCATGCCGTACTTCTGACCGGCCTGCATGAGGCTGTAGATCTGGTGCGTCTTGCCTTCGCGGATGACCGCCTTGATCGCGGGCGTGCACACCAGCACCTCGGCGCACATCACGCGCCCGGTGCCGCGACTCTTCGGGATCAGCTGCTGCGTCACCACGCCCTCAAGCGTGAAGGCCAGCTGGGTGTAGATCTGACGCTGCTGATCGGACGGGAAGACGTCGACGATGCGGTTGATCGCTTCGTAGGTGGAGTTGGTGTGGAGCGTCGCGAACACCAGGTGACCGGTCTCGGCGATCGTCAGTGCGGCCTCGATGGTCTCCAAGTCGCGCATTTCACCGATCAGGATGATGTCGGGGTCCTGGCGCAGCACGTACTTGAGCGCTTTCGGGAACGACTCGGTGTCGGCGCCGATCTCGCGCTGATTGACGATCGACTTCTTGTGGTGATGGATGTACTCGATCGGATCTTCGATCGTCATGATGTGGCTCTGCCGCGCGCCGTTGATCTTGTCCAGCATCGAGGCGAGCGTCGTGCTCTTGCCGCTGCCGGTCGGCCCGGTGATCAGCACCATGCCCTTGTGGCGGTTCGTGAACTCGCGCACCACCGGCGGCAGTCCGAGCTTCTCCATCTGCAGAATTTCGTACGGGATCATGCGGACGGCCATCGAAACCACGCCGCGCTGCAGGAACACGTTGGAGCGAAACCGCGCCAGGTTCTTGACGCCGAACGAGAAGTCCAGCTCCTTCGTGGTCTCGAAGCGCTTGCGCTGCTCGTCGGACATCACGCTGTACGCGAGCCCGGCGGTCGCTTCGGGTGTCAGGACGTCGTACTCGGTCGGCGTCAGCAGCCCGTCGACGCGGAACATCGGCGGGACGCCGGCCGTGAGGTGCAGATCGGACGCCCGCTTGGTCGTCATCTCGTCGAGCAGCTGCCGAAGGGTCAACACGATCCGTCTCCTGTGAGCGAAGCGAGAAGCGGCGTCACAGATTGTCCGCCGCAGTTTCCTTGAGAATCTCCTCGACGGTCGTCAGGCCCTTCTTGAGCTTCTCGAGCCCGTCCCGCCGCAGCGTGAGCATCCCTTCACTGATGGCCAGTCGTTTGATCTCGCTCGCCGATACCCGCTCCAGGACCAGATCCTTGAGGCGCGGGCTCATCGGCATGACTTCGTAGACACCCTGCCGCCCGCGGTAGCCGGAACCGTTGCACTCGACGCACCCCTCGCCTTCGAAGAACTTGCCGGTCGAAGCGTCGGCGCGAGTCATCTGCAGCTCGTTGAGCACCTCGTCCGACAACTCGATCTGCTGCTTGCAGGCGTTGCACACCCGTCGCACCAGTCGCTGCGCGAGGATCAGATTGACCGACGACGACACGAGGAACGGCTCGACTCCCATGTCGATCAATCGCCCGATCGCGCTCGGCGCGTCGTTCGTGTGCAGAGTCGACAGCACCAGATGCCCGGTGAGCGCGGCCTTGACCGCGATCGAGCCGGTGTCGAGGTCACGGATTTCGCCGACCATCACGACGTTCGGGTCCTGGCGCAGGAATGCCTTGAGTGCCGCGGCGAAGGTGAGCCCGATGTCCTCGTTGACGAGCACCTGGTTGATGCCGTCCAGGTTGTACTCGACCGGGTCTTCGGCGGTCATCACGTTGACTTCGGGCGTATTGATGCGCGACAGCGCCGAGTACAGCGTGGTGGTCTTGCCGGATCCGGTCGGCCCGGTCACCAGCACCATGCCGTAGGGATTCGAGATCGCACCGACGAATTCACGCATCGAGCGCGGCTCGAAGCCGAGCTTCTCGAGATCGATGTTCAGGTTGGTCTTGTCGAGAATACGCATCACGATCTTCTCGCCGAAGATCGTGGGGAGCGACGAGACGCGCAGGTCGATGGTGCGGTTCAAGACCTTGATCTTGATGCGGCCGTCCTGCGGCACGCGGCGCTCCGCGATGTCGAGCTCGGCCATGATCTTGAGGCGCGAGGTGATCGCGAGCTTGAACTTGTACGGCGGCGCCATCATCTCCTGCAGCACGCCGTCGATGCGGAAACGCACCCGGACGGTCTTCTCGTAGGGCTCGATGTGAATGTCCGAGGCGCCCTTGCGAACCGCGTCCGAGATCAGCGAATTGACGAGCTTGACGATCGGCGCCTCGTCCATCCCGGCGAAGCCCGAACTATCCTCGGGCAGCTCTTCGTCTTCGACGACGGCGAGATCGTCCTCCATGCCCTTCATGACGTCGGCCATGGTGCCGGCCGAGTCGTAGGCACGGTCGAGCGCGCGCTTGATCGAGGTTTCGCTCGCGACCCGCGGCTCGA
This window of the Candidatus Eisenbacteria bacterium genome carries:
- a CDS encoding type IV pilus twitching motility protein PilT; protein product: MLTLRQLLDEMTTKRASDLHLTAGVPPMFRVDGLLTPTEYDVLTPEATAGLAYSVMSDEQRKRFETTKELDFSFGVKNLARFRSNVFLQRGVVSMAVRMIPYEILQMEKLGLPPVVREFTNRHKGMVLITGPTGSGKSTTLASMLDKINGARQSHIMTIEDPIEYIHHHKKSIVNQREIGADTESFPKALKYVLRQDPDIILIGEMRDLETIEAALTIAETGHLVFATLHTNSTYEAINRIVDVFPSDQQRQIYTQLAFTLEGVVTQQLIPKSRGTGRVMCAEVLVCTPAIKAVIREGKTHQIYSLMQAGQKYGMQTMNQALLQATHDKQLSPEDALERSADRPELEQMLGKVGRMAA
- the pilB gene encoding type IV-A pilus assembly ATPase PilB, which produces MHEDIGQKLLEARLVDESSLLKAQQQQKNTGGTLVGNLVKTGAISEEKLLEFLSRTYGVESVDLRSYEPDPQLIRLIPGDVATKFMALPVSRSGRRLVIAMANPNNIFAIDDIKFITGYEVEPRVASETSIKRALDRAYDSAGTMADVMKGMEDDLAVVEDEELPEDSSGFAGMDEAPIVKLVNSLISDAVRKGASDIHIEPYEKTVRVRFRIDGVLQEMMAPPYKFKLAITSRLKIMAELDIAERRVPQDGRIKIKVLNRTIDLRVSSLPTIFGEKIVMRILDKTNLNIDLEKLGFEPRSMREFVGAISNPYGMVLVTGPTGSGKTTTLYSALSRINTPEVNVMTAEDPVEYNLDGINQVLVNEDIGLTFAAALKAFLRQDPNVVMVGEIRDLDTGSIAVKAALTGHLVLSTLHTNDAPSAIGRLIDMGVEPFLVSSSVNLILAQRLVRRVCNACKQQIELSDEVLNELQMTRADASTGKFFEGEGCVECNGSGYRGRQGVYEVMPMSPRLKDLVLERVSASEIKRLAISEGMLTLRRDGLEKLKKGLTTVEEILKETAADNL